The following coding sequences are from one Lolium rigidum isolate FL_2022 chromosome 6, APGP_CSIRO_Lrig_0.1, whole genome shotgun sequence window:
- the LOC124662422 gene encoding WAT1-related protein At5g64700-like, protein MAHEGGAKVSSGGSGGCKAVFPAESVMLPASMVLVQLFSIVLVLLSKLALNTGMQPFVLLAYRNLIGAAAVAPLAFFFERKAKKVPNPIECGWITINATFGVILAMGLYYYGLRGTNATYSVIFLNLIPIVTSLVAIALRAEKLAFTSWPGKMKLLGILACVGGTMVVTLYKGKMLRHPWPTHLLRPHTHAAATPAVHHNMVAGTLFLCGSCLGYAFWFIIQVRLAKVFPSRYWATTLTCLSGSLQAFVIGILIDHDTSAWRLKWDLQLFTVVYSGIFNTGVAFILMSWAVKRRGPIYPSMFNSLAMVATVIMDSALLGTSIFLGSILGTLLVILGLYAFLWGKGKELQEAMAAAKNASGKEEAGDCGEHGSQELEQRRGSNELA, encoded by the exons atggctcatGAGGGAGGTGCGAAGGTCAGTAGTGGTGGCAGCGGTGGCTGCAAGGCCGTTTTCCCGGCGGAAAGCGTGATGCTACCGGCAAGCATGGTGCTGGTGCAGCTCTTCTCCATCGTCCTGGTGCTCCTGTCGAAGCTGGCGCTCAACACCGGCATGCAGCCATTCGTCCTGCTCGCCTATCGGAACCTcatcggcgccgccgccgtcgcgccgctcgccttcttcttcgagaG GAAAGCAAAGAAAGTCCCCAACCCCATCGAGTGTGGCTGGATTACCATAAACGCCACTTTCGG GGTTATCCTGGCGATGGGGCTTTACTACTATGGCCTGCGCGGCACCAACGCCACCTACTCCGTCATCTTTCTCAACCTCATCCCCATCGTCACCTCCCTCGTCGCCATCGCACTCAG GGCAGAGAAGCTGGCATTCACAAGCTGGCCTGGCAAGATGAAGCTCCTGGGCATCTTGGCGTGCGTCGGGGGAACAATGGTGGTCACCCTCTACAAAGGCAAGATGCTGCGCCATCCTTGGCCTACCCACCTGCTGAGGCCCCATACTCATGCAGCAGCAACTCCGGCAGTTCACCACAATATGGTCGCAGGCACACTATTCCTGTGCGGCAGCTGCCTCGGATACGCCTTCTGGTTCATCATACAG GTTAGGCTAGCTAAGGTTTTCCCATCTAGGTACTGGGCGACGACGCTGACGTGTCTGTCCGGGAGCCTGCAAGCTTTCGTTATCGGCATCTTGATCGACCACGACACGTCAGCATGGAGGCTTAAGTGGGACCTGCAGCTCTTCACTGTAGTCTACTCG GGAATATTCAACACCGGTGTTGCGTTCATCCTAATGTCTTGGGCGGTGAAGCGTCGTGGGCCAATTTACCCCTCCATGTTCAACTCTCTAGCCATGGTAGCAACTGTGATCATGGACTCGGCACTGCTCGGCACCAGCATCTTCTTAGGAAG CATTTTGGGAACACTGCTAGTCATCTTGGGGCTATACGCGTTTCTGTGGGGGAAGGGAAAGGAGCTTCAGGAAGCTATGGCAGCAGCGAAGAACGCCAGTGGGAAGGAGGAAGCTGGAGACTGTGGCGAGCATGGTTCACAAGAACTGGAGCAGCGCCGTGGCAGCAATGAGTTAGCATAA
- the LOC124662423 gene encoding uncharacterized protein LOC124662423, with protein AEATAAGWSSLPSDLVRRIADCFLNTNDVDWYMDLRAVCHSWRSATDDPKKNPIDGRFHPREWIVLDGDVVSQSDGTRVFLNIGTGRFLRKKLPRLRRYYVVAITFGGFFVLADRSPPHAARVLNPFTGELVRYAAPMPRDAGVAVFFFSGGIPHNLTLLCDSSRKYYTAVPDSKRFDAQSLDEFIYNYMRKAVVGGVYANGGGWASVASSSMLDNLCELTEMLQVEFVKFFSGDPFRHTSNIRCFLVDFGGQAMFITKAPGRVGVLGIEPENQKLVPMETIGKYAIFIGHHRCMVVDAGKFPSVEANCVYYTLQIGRFAGIVKHNISDGTDERVSGSLDFVEQNKEFVLDTARPFTIIQVLCSYTLNLRGSELA; from the coding sequence GCCGAGGCGACCGCAGCAGGCTGGTCCTCGCTCCCGTCCGACCTCGTCCGCCGCATCGCCGACTGCTTCCTCAACACCAACGATGTCGACTGGTACATGGATCTCCGTGCAGTCTGCCACAGCTGGCGCTCAGCCACCGACGACCCCAAGAAGAATCCCATCGACGGCCGCTTCCACCCGCGTGAGTGGATCGTCCTCGACGGCGACGTGGTCTCCCAGAGCGACGGCACGCGAGTCTTTCTGAACATCGGCACCGGCCGCTTCCTCCGCAAGAAGCTGCCGCGGCTCCGCCGCTACTACGTCGTCGCCATTACTTTCGGCGGCTTCTTCGTCCTCGCCGACAGGAGCCCGCCTCACGCCGCTCGCGTCCTCAATCCTTTCACCGGCGAACTGGTCCGTTACGCGGCACCTATGCCCCGGGACGCGGGGGTTGCTgttttcttcttctccggcggcaTTCCGCACAACCTCACATTGCTCTGCGACTCATCTCGCAAGTACTACACGGCAGTTCCTGACAGCAAACGTTTCGACGCCCAAAGCCTCGACGAATTCATTTACAACTACATGAGGAAGGCAGTGGTGGGTGGTGTCTACGCCAACGGCGGTGGATGGGCGTCCGTGGCGTCCAGTAGCATGTTGGACAATCTGTGCGAACTGACGGAGATGCTTCAGGTTGAGTTTGTCAAGTTTTTCTCGGGCGATCCATTTAGACACACCAGCAACATCCGGTGTTTCTTGGTGGACTTTGGTGGACAAGCCATGTTCATCACCAAGGCGCCAGGGCGTGTTGGGGTTCTTGGGATCGAACCTGAGAACCAAAAGCTCGTACCCATGGAGACCATCGGCAAGTATGCCATCTTCATCGGCCATCACAGGTGCATGGTTGTTGATGCTGGCAAGTTCCCGTCCGTGGAGGCAAACTGTGTCTACTACACTCTACAGATTGGTCGATTTGCTGGCATCGTGAAGCACAACATCAGTGACGGGACAGACGAGAGGGTCTCTGGTTCCCTTGATTTCGTCGAGCAGAACAAGGAGTTTGTCCTTGATACTGCCCGTCCTTTCACGATCATCCAGGTTCTCTGCAGCTATACCCTCAACCTCAGGGGTTCTGAACTGGCCTGA